A region of Nostoc sp. 'Peltigera membranacea cyanobiont' N6 DNA encodes the following proteins:
- a CDS encoding polysaccharide deacetylase family protein → MSNRKLSPFLKVVTITLLAGVGSLGISLLVGTTKLDRLLGIQKPKGESAKTVLGRAMSADAQSITPATDQMNEVPKPFQGTIVYQAKLKANEKVIALTFDDGPGPKNTEQVLEILKKNNIKATFFMLGEMVKYFPKVAKQVAADGHVIGNHTWHHWYFKMDAATAASEIDRTADIIYKTTGEKTTLFRPPGGFLNNGLAQYAKNEKYAVMMWSEESGDAERRSPQVPMLVKNVLKYAKPGAIVLMHDGGGNRSRSVKALPEMIAGLKAQGYRFVTIPQLLEMQAQEEKAATAASAVVTNHEHPDH, encoded by the coding sequence GTGTCTAATCGTAAATTATCGCCGTTTTTAAAGGTAGTAACTATTACATTGCTTGCTGGTGTAGGTAGCTTGGGTATCAGTCTGCTTGTAGGCACAACTAAACTTGACCGTCTGTTGGGAATTCAAAAGCCAAAAGGTGAGAGTGCTAAAACGGTTTTAGGTAGGGCAATGAGTGCAGATGCACAATCTATCACTCCAGCTACAGACCAGATGAATGAAGTGCCAAAGCCTTTTCAGGGCACAATCGTTTATCAAGCAAAACTAAAAGCAAATGAAAAAGTCATTGCCTTGACCTTTGATGATGGCCCCGGCCCCAAAAATACGGAACAGGTTTTAGAAATTTTGAAGAAAAATAATATCAAGGCAACATTCTTTATGCTTGGGGAAATGGTGAAATATTTTCCCAAAGTCGCCAAACAAGTGGCTGCTGATGGTCACGTAATTGGTAATCATACATGGCATCATTGGTATTTTAAAATGGATGCAGCGACTGCGGCTAGTGAAATTGACCGCACAGCAGATATTATTTATAAGACGACAGGAGAGAAAACTACTCTGTTTCGTCCCCCTGGTGGCTTTCTGAATAATGGATTAGCTCAATATGCCAAAAACGAGAAATACGCTGTCATGATGTGGTCAGAAGAGTCGGGAGACGCTGAACGTCGTTCGCCTCAAGTGCCAATGCTAGTTAAAAATGTGCTGAAATATGCAAAACCAGGTGCAATTGTACTGATGCATGATGGCGGCGGTAATCGTTCTAGATCGGTTAAAGCTTTACCAGAAATGATCGCAGGATTGAAAGCCCAAGGCTATCGATTTGTGACAATTCCCCAATTGCTAGAAATGCAAGCCCAAGAAGAAAAGGCGGCAACGGCAGCATCAGCAGTAGTAACA